One window from the genome of Prosthecobacter fusiformis encodes:
- the atpG gene encoding ATP synthase F1 subunit gamma encodes MPSTRDIRRRIKSVKNTAQITKAMQLVAAAKMKKAQDQASNGRAYAELMNKILVSLKTSAEEGIHPFFSEGAGNKTLVLVIATDKGLCGALNTNLLKKLVNTPIEGEVEYVTIGRKASMGLSRLRKTLIADFPIKDPAKFVETRVVGKFLQEKFLTGEYKKVLVAFNNYINVVTQVPSIEQVLPVNPVTLGGKRNFDETSAEVNAADVPDYTFEPDAATVFETVLPQYVNGTIFQMVLEARASEHSSRMVAMKNATDNAKQMLKDLSLEYNKLRQAAITNELLEITTAKMALE; translated from the coding sequence ATGCCCTCCACCCGCGACATCCGCCGCCGAATCAAATCGGTAAAAAACACGGCCCAGATCACCAAGGCCATGCAGCTCGTCGCGGCTGCAAAGATGAAGAAGGCGCAGGACCAGGCCTCCAATGGCCGTGCCTATGCCGAGTTGATGAACAAGATTCTCGTCAGCCTCAAAACCAGTGCAGAAGAGGGGATTCATCCTTTCTTCTCTGAAGGTGCGGGCAACAAGACCCTCGTTCTTGTCATTGCTACCGACAAAGGTCTTTGCGGTGCTTTGAATACCAACCTTCTCAAGAAGCTGGTCAATACCCCGATTGAGGGTGAGGTCGAATACGTCACCATCGGTCGTAAAGCCAGCATGGGACTCAGCCGTCTCCGCAAGACCCTGATCGCCGATTTCCCGATCAAGGATCCTGCCAAATTTGTTGAAACCCGCGTCGTCGGGAAATTTCTTCAGGAAAAGTTTCTCACTGGTGAATACAAGAAGGTGCTCGTCGCCTTCAACAACTACATCAACGTCGTCACCCAGGTGCCTTCCATTGAGCAGGTCCTGCCTGTCAATCCGGTGACCCTGGGCGGTAAGCGTAACTTTGATGAAACCTCGGCAGAGGTTAACGCCGCAGACGTTCCAGATTATACCTTTGAGCCGGATGCAGCCACTGTCTTTGAAACCGTGCTGCCTCAGTATGTCAATGGCACCATCTTCCAGATGGTCCTCGAAGCCCGCGCTTCAGAGCACAGCAGCCGGATGGTGGCCATGAAAAATGCCACCGACAACGCCAAGCAGATGCTCAAGGATCTCAGCCTCGAATACAACAAACTGCGCCAGGCAGCGATCACCAACGAACTTCTCGAAATCACCACCGCCAAGATGGCTCTTGAGTAA
- the atpD gene encoding F0F1 ATP synthase subunit beta, producing the protein MSNIGKIVQVIGPVVDVDFSATGKLPEIYNALEINFDLGGKTTKLTCEVQSHMGDGWVRSVAMSSTEGLKRGIDVTDTGAPITVPVGEEVLGRIFNVTGDAIDDQPAPVTTKRYPIHRPAPALVDQNPSAQILETGIKVIDLICPFTKGGKVGAFGGAGVGKTVVIMELINNIAKGHGGYSVFAGVGERTREGNDLYHEMIESDVIKVKKEGHDIVRNAQGGYISEPGSKVALVYGQMNEPPGARLRVALSALSMAEYFRDEKNQDVLLFVDNVFRFSQAGSEVSALLGRTPSAVGYQPTLAAEMGAMQERITSTKSGSITSFQAVYVPADDLTDPAPANTFAHLDSTVVLERSLAELGIYPAVDPLSSVSKALAPDIVGEEHYRVARGVQRVLQRYKDLQDIIAILGMDELSDEDKLIVFRARKLQRFLSQPFHVAEIFTGTKGEYVSVKDTVKGFAEILDGKHDDVPEANFYMKGGIDTVPKA; encoded by the coding sequence ATGAGCAACATCGGCAAAATCGTTCAAGTCATCGGTCCCGTGGTGGACGTAGATTTCTCCGCCACAGGAAAGCTGCCTGAGATCTATAACGCGCTGGAGATCAATTTTGATCTTGGCGGCAAGACCACCAAGCTTACCTGCGAAGTGCAGAGCCACATGGGTGATGGCTGGGTCCGCTCCGTCGCCATGTCCTCCACAGAAGGTCTGAAGCGCGGCATCGACGTCACCGATACTGGCGCTCCGATCACCGTCCCTGTGGGTGAAGAAGTTCTGGGTCGTATCTTCAACGTCACTGGTGACGCTATTGATGACCAGCCTGCTCCTGTCACCACGAAGCGTTACCCGATTCACCGTCCGGCACCCGCCCTGGTGGACCAGAACCCTTCCGCTCAGATCCTTGAAACAGGCATCAAGGTCATTGACCTGATCTGCCCTTTCACCAAGGGTGGTAAAGTCGGGGCCTTCGGTGGTGCTGGCGTGGGTAAGACGGTGGTGATCATGGAGCTCATCAACAACATCGCCAAAGGCCACGGTGGTTACTCCGTGTTCGCCGGTGTGGGTGAGCGTACTCGTGAAGGCAATGACCTTTACCATGAAATGATCGAGTCCGACGTTATCAAGGTGAAGAAGGAAGGTCATGACATCGTCCGTAACGCCCAGGGCGGTTACATCAGCGAGCCAGGATCCAAAGTGGCTCTTGTATACGGACAGATGAATGAGCCTCCAGGTGCTCGTCTCCGCGTTGCTCTTTCCGCTCTCTCCATGGCTGAATATTTCCGTGATGAGAAGAACCAGGACGTGCTTCTCTTCGTGGATAATGTCTTCCGTTTCTCCCAGGCCGGTTCCGAAGTGTCTGCCCTTCTGGGTCGTACACCTTCCGCTGTGGGTTATCAGCCAACACTGGCCGCCGAAATGGGTGCCATGCAGGAGCGAATCACCTCCACCAAGAGCGGTTCCATCACTTCTTTCCAGGCCGTTTACGTTCCTGCGGATGACTTGACTGACCCAGCTCCGGCTAACACCTTCGCTCACCTTGACTCCACCGTGGTGCTTGAGCGCTCCCTGGCTGAGCTCGGCATCTACCCGGCTGTGGATCCTCTTTCCTCTGTGTCCAAGGCCCTCGCCCCAGACATCGTTGGTGAAGAACACTACCGCGTCGCCCGTGGCGTCCAGCGCGTGCTTCAGCGCTACAAAGACCTTCAAGACATCATCGCCATTCTCGGGATGGACGAACTGTCCGATGAAGACAAACTCATCGTCTTCCGTGCTCGTAAGCTTCAGCGTTTCCTCAGCCAGCCCTTCCACGTGGCCGAAATCTTCACCGGCACCAAAGGCGAATACGTTTCCGTCAAAGACACCGTCAAAGGCTTCGCTGAAATCCTGGACGGCAAGCATGACGACGTGCCTGAAGCCAACTTCTACATGAAGGGCGGCATCGACACTGTGCCGAAGGCGTAA
- the atpC gene encoding ATP synthase F1 subunit epsilon, giving the protein MPIKLEIVTPEARIFSDEVDSVVLPGYDGEIGVLPAHAPLVTTLQYGELRYTKSGKTTELAVGEGLVEVTGSTARVLTDMAVNSDDIDEKAVEEALARAKQSLDSIKPGEQQEEVAAVMAMIQRSTAQLNVKRKRKTI; this is encoded by the coding sequence ATGCCCATCAAACTCGAAATCGTTACTCCTGAAGCTCGCATCTTTTCAGATGAAGTAGATTCAGTCGTGCTCCCAGGATACGATGGGGAGATCGGCGTCCTGCCTGCTCATGCCCCGCTGGTGACGACTCTTCAGTATGGCGAACTGCGCTACACAAAAAGTGGCAAGACCACGGAACTCGCCGTCGGCGAAGGCCTCGTCGAAGTGACCGGCAGCACTGCCCGTGTGCTCACCGACATGGCCGTCAATAGCGACGACATTGATGAGAAAGCCGTCGAGGAAGCTCTGGCCCGCGCCAAGCAGTCCCTCGATAGCATCAAGCCAGGCGAACAGCAGGAAGAAGTTGCCGCCGTCATGGCCATGATCCAGCGCAGCACCGCTCAGTTGAACGTCAAGCGTAAGCGCAAGACCATCTGA
- a CDS encoding VOC family protein produces MLVERFKYTIWAADMTRAMKFYTEVFGAKVIKQNAHIIEMEICNGILSIHGGGEGAKTWTGLTFQVPDVIAGAAEIVAAGGQLTREPQPEDDEPPHLAMCVDPEGNEIMLTRKR; encoded by the coding sequence ATGCTAGTTGAACGATTCAAATACACCATCTGGGCCGCTGACATGACGCGAGCCATGAAGTTCTATACAGAAGTCTTCGGAGCCAAAGTCATCAAGCAGAACGCCCACATCATTGAAATGGAGATCTGCAACGGCATCCTGTCCATCCATGGCGGCGGCGAAGGAGCAAAAACCTGGACTGGACTCACCTTCCAAGTCCCGGATGTGATCGCAGGAGCCGCCGAGATCGTCGCCGCAGGTGGCCAGTTGACTCGTGAACCGCAGCCCGAGGATGACGAGCCGCCGCATCTGGCTATGTGCGTGGATCCAGAAGGCAACGAGATCATGCTCACCCGAAAAAGGTAG
- a CDS encoding PSD1 and planctomycete cytochrome C domain-containing protein: protein MSALPLAGASVDYARDIQPIFAEHCLECHGPDDSKGGLTLTSREQALKALESGAHGIVPGKPEQSEVVARVTSDDPDEQMPPPKHRAKKPITQRETELLRQWIAEGAKYELHWAYKPVVKPAVPKFDHPVDSFVRTRLAAEGLKPSPEADRITLIRRVHYDLLGLPPTPEEVDSFVADKSPAAYESMLDQALASPHFGERWGRHWLDMARYADSDGYEKDRPRPDAWRYRDWVIRAINNDLPFDQFTIEQLAGDLLPNPTPEQIVATAFNRQTLTNTEGGTDQEQFRIEACMDRTETVGAVWLGLTVGCARCHTHKYDQITHREYFQLFAYFNNGDEVVRQAPVSPEEWSRYEKANGASTRKLIPLQKALDEARTHVPETLPQWEPAIQTRLKQARENQAIAAFAPVKITTVKSKAGSTFKILDDGSVLASGKQANSDRYTLEIQATDQPVYAIQIQALAHDTLPGKGPGRSPSGNFVLSEVSLSSAGKVWLLHSPSADFEQSSFKATATIDGKPDTGWAVKGKLGKSSTLTIQLAEPIPPKHKITLHLDQNYGRNDHNLGCFRVLASSVETEDSIAPAAVVKILDEEPRRRNPVVIQALYDWMEKTDPRVIAAASALKAAQDKLPAPPLMDVRVLAQRKDSRQTHILYRGDFLQPTNKVVPATLDVLPKKKAANGTRLDLAKWLVSRDNPLTSRVTVNHIWGKLFGEGLVKTSADFGVRGDRPTHPELLDWLAADFMDQKWSRKTLIKNIMMSDTYRQQSRDREEASAKDPKNELLWKQNRLRVEAEIMRDLGLATSGLLAPKVGGPSVFPPMPADVAALSYANNFKWTTSPGEDRYRRGLYTFFKRTSPYPDLTTFDCPDSNVANVKRTVSNTPLQALTTLNAQPYNESAQALARRVLQEEYTTDAERLTRAFRLCVSRIPAPHELNALSELLKEARYHYQSSAEEAKTSVGAYTVKDIPDSETAAWIATTRILLNMDEFITRE, encoded by the coding sequence ATGTCGGCCCTGCCCCTCGCAGGCGCTTCGGTGGACTATGCCCGTGACATTCAGCCCATCTTTGCTGAGCATTGCCTGGAATGCCATGGCCCGGATGACTCCAAGGGCGGCCTTACCTTGACCTCCCGAGAACAAGCCCTGAAAGCCCTTGAAAGCGGAGCGCACGGCATCGTTCCGGGCAAGCCTGAACAAAGCGAAGTGGTCGCCCGGGTGACGAGCGATGACCCGGATGAGCAGATGCCTCCGCCCAAACATCGGGCCAAAAAACCCATCACCCAACGTGAGACGGAACTGCTTCGCCAATGGATCGCCGAAGGGGCAAAGTATGAACTGCATTGGGCCTACAAACCGGTCGTCAAGCCAGCCGTGCCGAAGTTTGATCACCCGGTGGATTCCTTTGTCCGCACCCGCCTTGCGGCTGAAGGATTGAAACCCTCGCCTGAGGCCGACCGCATCACCCTCATCCGGCGCGTTCATTATGATTTGTTAGGCCTGCCACCCACACCGGAAGAGGTGGATTCGTTTGTGGCTGACAAGTCACCCGCAGCTTATGAGTCCATGCTTGATCAGGCGCTCGCCAGCCCGCATTTTGGTGAGCGCTGGGGCCGCCACTGGCTGGACATGGCCCGCTATGCAGATAGCGACGGTTATGAAAAGGACCGCCCACGCCCCGATGCCTGGCGTTACCGTGACTGGGTGATTCGTGCCATCAATAACGATCTGCCCTTTGACCAGTTCACCATTGAGCAGCTCGCCGGTGACCTGCTGCCAAACCCAACCCCGGAGCAAATCGTGGCCACCGCTTTTAACCGGCAGACACTGACGAATACCGAAGGCGGCACGGACCAGGAGCAATTCCGGATCGAAGCCTGCATGGACCGCACCGAAACCGTGGGAGCCGTGTGGCTCGGCCTAACCGTCGGTTGTGCAAGATGTCACACGCACAAATACGATCAGATCACCCACCGGGAGTACTTCCAGCTCTTCGCTTACTTCAACAATGGCGATGAGGTGGTGCGGCAGGCTCCCGTTTCTCCTGAGGAATGGAGCCGTTATGAAAAAGCAAACGGAGCATCCACCCGCAAACTGATCCCTCTTCAAAAGGCGCTGGATGAAGCCAGGACCCATGTGCCAGAAACCCTGCCCCAATGGGAGCCCGCCATCCAGACACGACTGAAGCAAGCCCGCGAAAACCAGGCCATAGCCGCCTTTGCACCAGTCAAGATTACAACGGTCAAAAGCAAAGCAGGAAGTACTTTCAAGATCTTGGATGATGGCTCCGTGCTGGCCTCTGGTAAGCAGGCCAATTCAGACCGCTACACCCTGGAAATACAGGCCACCGACCAGCCAGTGTACGCCATCCAAATACAGGCCCTCGCTCATGATACCCTCCCTGGCAAAGGCCCCGGACGCAGCCCAAGCGGAAACTTTGTGCTCAGTGAAGTTAGTCTTTCTTCGGCTGGCAAAGTATGGCTCCTTCATTCGCCCTCGGCGGACTTTGAGCAGAGCAGCTTCAAGGCAACTGCTACGATTGACGGCAAGCCAGACACAGGCTGGGCTGTTAAAGGCAAGCTCGGCAAGTCCAGCACCCTGACCATCCAACTGGCTGAACCCATTCCCCCCAAGCACAAGATCACCCTGCACCTTGATCAAAACTACGGGCGAAACGACCATAATCTAGGTTGCTTCCGAGTTCTTGCTTCCAGTGTAGAAACTGAAGATTCCATCGCACCAGCAGCGGTAGTGAAGATCCTGGATGAAGAACCGCGCCGCCGAAATCCCGTGGTGATTCAGGCTCTCTATGACTGGATGGAGAAGACGGATCCGCGAGTCATCGCTGCCGCCTCCGCCTTGAAGGCAGCCCAGGACAAACTGCCCGCACCGCCCCTGATGGATGTTCGCGTTCTCGCTCAGCGTAAGGATTCTCGGCAGACCCATATTCTCTATCGCGGCGACTTCCTGCAACCGACGAACAAAGTCGTGCCAGCCACGCTTGATGTCCTTCCCAAAAAGAAGGCCGCAAATGGGACTCGGCTGGATCTGGCCAAGTGGCTTGTCAGCCGGGATAACCCATTGACATCTAGGGTCACGGTAAACCACATCTGGGGCAAGCTGTTCGGTGAAGGACTGGTAAAAACGTCAGCCGATTTTGGGGTGCGCGGTGACCGCCCGACTCACCCGGAACTGCTGGACTGGTTGGCTGCTGATTTTATGGACCAGAAATGGAGCCGAAAGACGCTGATCAAAAACATCATGATGAGCGACACCTATCGTCAGCAGTCCAGAGACCGGGAGGAAGCCTCTGCGAAAGATCCGAAGAATGAACTGCTATGGAAGCAGAACCGGCTGCGTGTAGAAGCCGAAATCATGCGAGATCTAGGGTTAGCAACCAGCGGCTTGCTGGCCCCGAAAGTCGGTGGCCCTAGCGTGTTTCCACCGATGCCCGCGGATGTCGCCGCTTTGAGTTATGCCAATAACTTCAAGTGGACGACGAGCCCTGGAGAAGACCGTTACCGGCGCGGGCTGTATACCTTTTTCAAACGCACCTCCCCGTACCCGGACCTGACCACTTTTGACTGCCCAGACTCCAATGTGGCCAACGTCAAACGCACCGTATCGAATACACCGCTACAGGCACTGACCACCTTGAATGCCCAACCCTACAACGAGAGCGCGCAGGCCCTGGCGCGAAGGGTGCTGCAAGAGGAATACACGACCGATGCAGAGCGTCTGACCCGCGCCTTCCGCCTCTGTGTCAGCCGTATACCAGCCCCTCATGAACTGAATGCACTTTCTGAACTGCTGAAGGAAGCCCGATACCACTATCAATCCTCAGCCGAAGAGGCCAAAACATCTGTGGGAGCCTATACAGTTAAGGATATACCGGACTCTGAAACCGCAGCCTGGATCGCCACGACACGTATTCTCCTGAACATGGACGAATTCATCACCCGTGAATGA
- a CDS encoding gamma-glutamylcyclotransferase family protein encodes MLIFVYGTLKRGGSNHGYMRGQQFIAEADTLPKYRLYDLGGYPGMVAAESDGLSISGEIWEVNTDGLGRLDALEDIEGGEYARERIPMLPPHDELQVEGYRYLFPVTGCRDLGRSW; translated from the coding sequence ATGCTCATCTTCGTGTACGGCACCTTAAAACGCGGCGGATCCAACCATGGATACATGCGCGGACAGCAGTTCATCGCTGAAGCGGATACGCTCCCGAAGTATCGACTTTATGACCTGGGCGGATATCCGGGCATGGTAGCCGCGGAGTCCGATGGCTTGAGCATCAGCGGTGAGATCTGGGAGGTGAATACCGATGGTCTGGGCCGGCTGGATGCGCTTGAGGACATTGAAGGCGGGGAGTATGCCCGAGAGCGTATCCCCATGCTTCCACCTCATGATGAACTGCAAGTGGAGGGATACCGCTACCTCTTTCCCGTGACTGGCTGTCGGGATCTTGGCAGGAGTTGGTAA